Proteins from a genomic interval of Arachis hypogaea cultivar Tifrunner chromosome 10, arahy.Tifrunner.gnm2.J5K5, whole genome shotgun sequence:
- the LOC112715462 gene encoding stearoyl-[acyl-carrier-protein] 9-desaturase, chloroplastic translates to MALRLNPNPSQKLFLSPSSSSSSSSSSFSLPQMASLRSPRFRMASTLRTGSKEVENLKKPFTPPREVHVQVTHSMPPQKIEIFKSLEGWAEENILTLLKPVEKCWQPQDYLPEPSEDGFEEQVRELRARAKELPDDYFVVLVGDMITEEALPTYQTMLNTLDGVRDETGASLTSWAVWTRAWTAEENRHGDLLNKYLYLSGRVDLRQIEKTIQYLIGSGMDPRTENSPYLGFIYTSFQERATFISHGNTARLAKEHGDMKLAQICGMIASDEKRHETAYTKIVEKLFEIDPDGTVMAFADMMRKKIAMPAHLMYDGRDDNLFENYSAVAQRIGVYTAKDYADILEFLVGRWKVADLTGLSGEGRKAQDYVCGLPPRIRRLEERAQGRAKESPRLKFSWIYDREVQL, encoded by the exons ATGGCTCTGAGGCTGAACCCTAACCCTTCACAGaagctctttctctctccttcttcatcatcatcttcttcttcttcatcgttCTCGCTTCCTCAAATGGCTAGCCTCAGATCTCCAAGGTTCCGCATGGCCTCCACCCTCCGCACTGGTTCCAA AGAGGTTGAAAATCTCAAGAAGCCTTTCACGCCTCCCCGAGAGGTACATGTTCAAGTAACCCACTCCATGCCACCCCAGAAGATTGAGATTTTCAAATCGTTAGAGGGTTGGGCTGAGGAGAACATTTTGACTCTCCTCAAACCTGTAGAGAAGTGCTGGCAGCCACAGGACTATTTACCAGAACCTTCAGAGGATGGATTTGAGGAGCAAGTGAGGGAACTGAGAGCAAGGGCAAAAGAGCTTCCTGATGATTACTTTGTTGTTCTGGTCGGAGACATGATCACTGAAGAAGCCCTTCCTACTTACCAGACAATGCTTAATACTCTCGACGGGGTTCGAGATGAAACAGGTGCCAGCCTTACTTCCTGGGCAGTTTGGACAAGGGCATGGACTGCGGAGGAAAATAGACATGGTGATCTTCTTAACAAGTATCTTTACTTGTCTGGCCGCGTTGACTTGAGGCAAATTGAGAAGACAATTCAGTACTTGATTGGCTCTGGAATG GATCCTCGGACCGAGAACAGCCCCTACCTTGGTTTCATTTATACTTCATTTCAAGAGAGGGCCACCTTTATATCCCATGGGAACACAGCTAGGCTGGCAAAGGAACATGGGGATATGAAGTTGGCACAAATATGTGGTATGATTGCCTCAGATGAGAAACGCCACGAGACTGCATACACAAAGATAGTGGAGAAGCTGTTTGAGATCGATCCTGATGGAACTGTAATGGCTTTTGCTGACATGATGAGGAAGAAAATAGCTATGCCGGCACACTTGATGTATGATGGCCGTGATGACAACCTGTTCGAAAACTATTCTGCCGTCGCTCAGCGCATCGGAGTCTACACTGCCAAGGACTATGCTGATATCCTTGAATTTCTTGTGGGGCGGTGGAAGGTGGCAGACCTAACCGGACTCTCTGGTGAGGGAAGGAAAGCTCAGGATTATGTTTGTGGGCTGCCGCCAAGAATCCGAAGGCTGGAGGAGAGAGCTCAAGGAAGAGCCAAGGAATCCCCAAGACTTAAATTCAGTTGGATTTACGATAGGGAAGTGCAACTCTAA